TCTTTCTCTACTTGTTTCCATACTTCTGGCCTCCAAATGAATTCCACAAAAACTAGTGCTTATTTCAAAGGGGTTCAATCTTGGCTGAAAAGAGACATTTTGTCGGTGTCTGGCTTTAGTGAACGACAATTGTCTTTTAAATATCTGGGAATTCCCATCACATGTGGAAAACTATCTAAGGCAGACTGTACTGTACTGGTTCAAAAACTGGTTGAAAGGATTAGGCGTTTTGTCACAAAGAAACTCTCCTATGCTGGTAGATTGGTGTTAGTTAACTCAGTCCTAACTGCCATCTAAAGCTATTGGGTCAACATCTTCATTATTCCAAACGGGGTCCTAAATTAGATTAATTTCTCTGTAGAAATTATTCGTGGGATGGCAAGGCTGACTTTCTCAGGGTGTCTTTGGTGAGTTGGGAGAAAATTTGTGCTCCAAAAACTAAAGGTGGGCTTGGAATCAAGGATAGCTTCAGCTGGAATGTGGCAGCAATAGGGAAGTTGGTATGATGGGTGTATTATTGTCTTGATAGACTTTGGGTTAAATGGAGTAACCAAGTGTACTTAAAATGGAAGGCGCGGATAGATTACAACCCTAATGGTGATATTATCTGGGGTTGGAAGAGTATATGCAGAGTTAGGGATAAACTTGCTCCTGGTTACTTGAATCGGCAGTGGTTGCTGGATACTAAAGGTTACACTTTTAGTAGTAGGTATGAGTTATTGAGGCAGAAGTTTCAACGTGTGACTTGGGAAAAAATCATCTGGCATAATTTGTGTATTCCTAAGCACCAGTTTTTAGGATGGTTGATTGCTAGACATGCCTTACAACTGAAAGATAAATTATATTCCTTGGGTATTGCATTAGATTATATGTATTTGCTATGTGGTAGGGAGTCTGAGAATTATGCTCATATTTTTTCATCTTGTGAGTACAACAGGAAGATAATCAATGAGGATGCCAAATTGTGCCATGTGGTGTTTCCCAACTTGGACTTAATTTAATGGGTTGGAAATCATAAGTGTTCGCAACTGAAGAAAGGGGTGCTGGTGTGTGTTGTCTTGGCAGTACACTACCACCTGTGGATGTAGAGGAATACGGCTAGGGTTGAAGGTCATTTATTGAGGCCTGAGATTATCCTAGCTCATATTAGGAGTGAGATAAAGGTCAGTTTATCTAGTGGGTTTAGCCTTAATAGCAATGATGTATGGTTAAACAGATTTAGAATAGAGTTGTAACCCTTATGTTATAAAAAGGTGTTTAAAATGGCGATGTACTTGAAATTGTATTAGGTTGTAATAGTTTTTTGTTCTTAATGGAATCTTACATTTCATAAAAAAGAGAAGAGCTTTAGGGACCCTGAACCTAGGGAAAATAGTCTTTTGTAACAGTTTTATAATTGCTTTAACATCATCCGTAGGACAAGCTACAACCTCTACCCATTTGGAAACATAATCAACGACGACATGTAACGCATTCCGACGAGAAGAGGGAAACGGTCTCTGATAGTCTGTACCCAAACATCATATATATCCACTTTCAGAATTCCCGTATGAGACATCTCATGTTGTCGAGAGATGCTACCTTTGCACTGACAAACATCGCAAGTTTGGACGGAAACATTAACATCTTTGAGAATGGCCGGCCAATAGAAACCGAGCTGAAAGACCTTCGCAAATGTTTTGGAAGGGGCCATGGTATACTCCATAAGGCGGCTTGTGATAATAAGTGAGAATAGACTGTACCTCACTTTTTGTAACACAACGTCAGTAAATACCGTCAGCACATTCACGAAATAAGCATGGATCATCTCAGAAGTAGCGCTTCACATCATTTAGAAATTAATCGCTTTCTTTGCTAACACTTAAGATTGAGAGGTAGGATACCTCCTACTAGAAAATTGGTATAATCAGCAAACCAAGGTGTATCAGAGGTAAAAGCAAGTAAATGGTCATCACGAAAGGAGAGATCATGAGGGAAATCATTTCCTTATTTATATCTCAATCGAGATAAATGCTCAGCCACAACATTTTCAGCTCTAGACTTATCACGCATTTCTAAGCCAAATCCATGTAAAAATAGGATCCATATGATAAGCCTTGATTTCGCTTCTTTCTTTGCCAATAGATACGTCAATGTGGCATGGTCCAAATACACTATAACCTTTCTTCCTTCATTTCACTTGCTTTCATACTTTAATTTTCATATACAATTAAGTCATAATTTTGGTAAAACATTTGATTTTATTCTTATTTAATGCCAAACTCTCAATATATAGTTCACTGTTCATCACAAGTAAATGACTCATAAGCCTCGCTACTAGAAAACGAGTATATTCTGAGTTCCGACCGCATGGAATGTGGTTGAAAATATAATTTTCCAATCGCTTGTTTCAACTTCCAACTGCTTCAGTTGCTATAAGTGTGAGACTGAAAATTTTACTTTTGGGTTTTAATTTCGACTAATTTCCGTCGGAAAATTGTTCAATGCACTTTAACCTTTTCGACCAGTATTCTACCTAAtatgcacaaattctcattatagacggacactatccgtctatacgtatagacggataccacttttcctcacaaaatacccgtttgccataaagtgggaagcacatgggggttgccccaccttgtcccccctacccattttattagaggtctttacccgtctgttcgccccacccgtctataccaagagtCCAAGACCTATTGCCTAATATGATATTGTCGTAATAATTTCAGATATTATATCGAACCACCTATTATTAAGGTTATTATCTAGCACTAGTAAAGAAAATTTAATCCACCAAAATAATTTTACCGAATAAATTTCTCACTAAAAGTCCATAAAGAACAAAATAATAGGGAATGATTCATGAATATGTTCTACCTTTTGAGAAATATTAGGTAACTTGTGGgtttgatatgaatgaatgatatTGTACTAAATGTGCACTTTACACGAAGGGCAATATTCATATGACCAAGATAATTTATCCGTTTATTGTTTTACAATGATATTGTCTTGTGAAAAAAGTTCATTGAAGAAATTTCATCACAAATAATATAAAGAGTTTATTGAAGCAGTTTGTTATTTATGTAGGCTTTGTGACAAAGGTGAAGAGATTCAATGCGTTGAttgtttaataataaaataaaataatactgTACGGTATAAGAAAAGAAAGTACTGTATTTGATTTCTAAAGTATTTTATCGGCAGATTATCCAAAGTTAATGACAAGATGGGTGGCTCTTGCCTCTTGGTAGTGAAGTTCTTAACTGTATACTTTGAAAATTCAAGTCCTtaactataaaaaaaaaaaattgaggtcATTCATTTGGTGTTGCTCATTAAAAAAAGATAATTAATAAATTATCGAGTTCTTAAACTAGTATGTCCATTTCATACAAATCCATAcgaatttatttaaaatatgcacCTTGATCTATGATGTAAGTTACCGTGTGAATATGAAACAAGTAAAGTTAATATATCACTTTATATTAGCGTAGCGTTGAGTTGAGACCACATGTCCTATATTTATGtcccattttatatcctattgtTTTTATCTTTCGACACATCATTATTCACATAATAAAATTAATAGCAACTTCTCTTAAATTAATGATGTGTCACAAGAAAAGTATAGTGGGACACGAGATGAGACACAAAATGGACAGAGAATCTGCTCTCCGTAGCTTTAAGCTCAACTATCTTTTTGAATATAAATACTGATACAATCATGTATTTATTACTTCAAATGTTTATTATATTCTAAAACAATCAACGCGCCTACAACAATAACAATCCATACTAAGATGTCGAAATTTGTAAACTAGAAGAACAaaactcaaaatacaaccaattacaAAATTAAAATATGTATTGTAATGACGATCCTCAACAAATCTTATTAATTCTGACAAACAAAATTGTAATGCTCTATTTAAAAGACAGAGGAATCAAGAAGGTATTGTACATAGGCGTTTATGTTGAGTAGTTAATACCTCAACCAACGTTGGCAAATTAGAAAAAGATGGTACATGAGATTCATAATCACATGAGTATGGATCGTGTGATGAAAATGAGTGATCTTAAAATATATAGTATAATTTAATAACTTAAACCATCATACATACATTAAACTCAATTTCATTAATTGATGCCAACATAAAGAACAATGTAGTAATCTAGAAAAATATGAATACATATATTTCACTCTCTCATGAAatctttgtattatatttcactCTCTCATGAAATCTTTGTTTAATAATACATGTAACCATAGAAATGTAACCCTAAAAGTTCCATGATCCAAGATTCGAACCATAGTTGTTTATTTATCAGCAAACTTAACTTTAGTTGGCCTCAAGCGAGTTATGACTCAAATTATTGGAGTGTTCACCTGAAACTCTCTGGAGAATAGCAGAAGAAAGTTTTACTTGAAAATCCTTAACCTTGTCACGTAGCCGCATCAATTGTGGTTTTGTTAATTTCTCCCTAGGCATCATGGCAATAATATTATCTTGTACGGCGCGCTCTTTATACTCTTTAGCAGTCTTTTTCTCAACCTCGACTAGTCTCTCCATCTCTTTAAGTTGTTCATTAAATGCATCAATCTTAGCCTTGTGAAAGCCATCACTTGACTGGTTATCCGCAATGACATCGATACCTCGTGGCTTTACGTCATAACCAAGAAGTCGATCAAGTACAGCATAAACATTAGGGTGACCGAAAGAATAAGGTTTTTTACCTGGGGAGAACATAAGGATTGAAATATGAGCGCCGCAAAAAGAGACTAATTCATTAGCCTTCTTAAAGATACCACTCCGACGCTTTGTGAATGTCACACCTAAGTGGGTTTTGTTCTTAATTTTCTTCATGGCAATTTTTTTCCTTCCCCAACTTGTTGGCTTCACCATGACTGAGAAGACTAGAAATAAACAAAGAGAATTTTAGGTTTAGATGTATATGAGAAAAGTATATGTTACATTGTGCTATTTATATAGAAAAAGTTATAGGCAAACATGGTACTCCATCCATCCCATTTTTATTGTCCCCTTACCTTCAAATATTTATCCCTTAATTATTCTCCCATTTATAGACTTAGTAAGGAAAAGTTTTAACCCCAATATTGCCCCTAGATAATTAAGCTACCACCCTCTTCATCCAATGATATGTCCCCATTCCCTTTAATTTCAAGGGTAGGATTGGTATTTCATCATCATTCCTTAAATCATCATATAATGAAAAAGGGGATAATAAAAATGGAATGAAGGGAGTATTTTATTTTGAAACTATGGATCTCACCAGAGGCGTATTAACAAAAGTTGCGGGCTTATCTCGACATTTCAAATAATGAGCCCCTGTAATAACAATATGGAGTacatttttttcaaaaaaataaatatCGGTTGTTATTGATCAACTATTGAATCTTATTATTTTTGctcatctataaatattattaaaagggtaaacctTAAAAGCCATGTAGACAATGCCACCTCGTATTACTAAATGCCACCTTGCATTACCAAAATTCCATGTCACCAATCCTCCATGTAGTATGACGTGTTTAATTAAGAGGGTAATTCATGTTCGTATAATGATCCATTTAAAACGATAcacaaattaaaaaatatttacataaaaaataaattagcatAAAAAACATTAAAGTTTGGCCTTTTTAACTTCTAGATaaatttaaaaacaattaaaaatcaaaattcatactaaattttaaatttctacgTTTATTCTTAGAATATTTTAATTAACAAATATatatcacataattctaattttacgccgtttataaaataataaagaatttgtaaatattaagggcaagtaataacatacttaacattaaGCATTGACATTTTATTTTTAAAAGTACAATTGGTTAaacgaaaaataaaaatttacatcactctaattttaaattatttatatgCGCAACTCTTTAAATATCATTGCAATAAACCTGCTCAATTTcattaaattgaatacatatgtaaatctataaatatgatttataaataaaAGGGAAGACAAAATATCTACCATTTTTTAGTTCGTAAGATAACTCCCTAAACAATTCTCATGCAAtgtggattttgtaaaaaaaaaaaaaaaaaaaagtaaaccttttatatttcaattctcactactctatatttatgtctatattaaatttgctAATAATGAACATGAATGGtcaaaagtcataaaacatttatacatatttatgtatatattaaatttggtaataataaaaaataaacaaaagcCATAAAACACATCCTCATTTGGCTATAAATGTTTGATGGAAGGCAACATTTGTGAGCCGAAATTCAAGCGAATATTTTTTTACCCCCATCGCCAAaagaattatatatatatatatatatatatatatatatgtgtgtgtgtgtgtgtgtgtgtgtgtgtgtgtgtgtgtgtgtcaataatctttcttatcattgtatcaacatcaaggtaaatgtactaaggttttaaattaataatttatttatttatttttaagtttcATTAGTTATGAAGTAAtcttcacatttttaaccttcacatgtgacaccctcatttattgcggaaaattaaacacataattctagataaaaactgcatggatatgtttgtaataggttcatttgggtaaaaacctgtaattttaaaaacctgaacctgttgtaaaaatatccaaatgggaaggtgtcaaacatgcaaggtccaaaataaatctcataaataaaacatcgctaaagtcgcgaaacaaagttatacaacccaaatatgaaaaagggatacatatgtccctaaaaagtatatgacataaaaagtgtttaagggtcacaataaaataaagccaatctaggtcccaaggttactttgctcgctagctcgtccatgtaccccatatatgcatcacctacctgtcaatcgcattttatacaaatacgaaagccacagtcagtggggagtaactccgagttctcccagccacgaaatgtcataattaatataacatgtaaacataagaatatgaatatgaataacacatagcctttgtaacactccctcataccaaggtgccttaccaggaccaccttaccatgaaagtgtgttaccatctcggttgcccgaggttagtacatatcaaaagcgtctgaactgagcacatttattaaagtattgtaaagcataaagtttacaacatcccaaatccaaatactggtttaacaaaatacaatCTCCAAAgtttaacaataaaagaaatccaatctaagactcagacggtgatgctatgactggtgatggcgATACTCCCAAGACAGTTCCCAAGCTTACACTaacaatacctgtcaagcctgctcaccatccccgaatggatcaccgcagattccacaaacaacacggggtcagtattactcaaacattaAGACAAACAAAGGGAGAAATCCACTGATCATCGCCAATTCCCAATACTCcattctcacacagtaaccgactacacactgaagtgtgtagccctgccagattatccatcgcaacaggtaatcctcgccgccagtgggtgaccgcagccgatcccacctagtccagctcctcaatgagcgacaacaatccctgtcccttaatgtgcacatccccttccgtggcgggttccacggagggcgaactagggtgtgaagccactcccgcaagtgactccaccacaatcattaaCACAAgatatcacagccatctcaacacccttacaccaacatcgtcacaacaatctccatactccgatgatcaacagataacaataatcacaacaacatgtcttacaataacagtaaactgagtaggaaaccctaccttagaaatcaacaaAGTGGGAATGAACTTGCACACTcgtaaaggctcctctacgaagtcttctcctataccataatcatatcacacaattacacattgcacaacccccatattcccaattccgtaattATACAAagaaccccaacgaatacaaacaacatagaataaaacttaccaaaaaGAGGGATGAGGAATTGTACGTAAGGACTCGAAGGTTTCGCAAACAACAAAGCaatgggatgattagggagtgattagggagagattagggttaacgtaaaatgatgaagtagaaatgatgttttgaaaactgacgcgggatataaaataaatcttaaacgctccctaatcaaaccgtcaaaataatactcgccagaccgaatactcggtcgagtaaagttatactcggccgagtatcctctactcggtcgagtattcactatactcggccgagtattcatcggcagaaccaaaacaactcataacaacagcactactcggccgagtaggctctactcggtcgagtagtcaccaaagaaaatccgtagtgttacaatcttccccccttaaaaagaacttcgtcccgaagttcatactctactataaaacaaagcacaacactacaacacaagactatactaaccacatataacaacaccaaggaactatacaagtcaccacaaaagtcattaccccgactcaaagcaaacAACAAGcaaaacaaaacacgaccgcgaccatctcctacccccctaaaaagacaacggttacgtccccgtaaccaaacatacctgatcaaaaaggttaggaaaacgttctcgcatatcttcctcgggttcccatgtggcttcctccacattatgattagaccaaaggaccttgagtaagaccgtctcaccattccgggtcttacgaaccttgcgatcaagaatctccttaggaatctcggcgtaggacaaggattcatcaagctcgatgttctccatctcaaggatatgcgacggatcgctcacatacttccgaagttgagatacatgaaaaacattgtgtactctatccaaagctggtggtaacgctaacctgtaggccacctcgccaacacggtccaaaatctcataaggacctataaacttttggcttagcttaccctttttcccgaacctcataacacctcacataggtgacacttttaaaagaaccttgtcaccgcctaccataaactcaatgtccttgcggtgcaagtcagcgtagctcttctgacgatcctgagctgctctcatcttttgccgaattaattggatc
The Silene latifolia isolate original U9 population chromosome 11, ASM4854445v1, whole genome shotgun sequence genome window above contains:
- the LOC141613661 gene encoding agamous-like MADS-box protein AGL61 yields the protein MVKPTSWGRKKIAMKKIKNKTHLGVTFTKRRSGIFKKANELVSFCGAHISILMFSPGKKPYSFGHPNVYAVLDRLLGYDVKPRGIDVIADNQSSDGFHKAKIDAFNEQLKEMERLVEVEKKTAKEYKERAVQDNIIAMMPREKLTKPQLMRLRDKVKDFQVKLSSAILQRVSGEHSNNLSHNSLEAN
- the LOC141613660 gene encoding uncharacterized protein LOC141613660 codes for the protein MEYLSRILTFTTATMPFKFHPMCSQVKLSNLIFADDVLLFCKSDISSIMVMFRSFSTCFHTSGLQMNSTKTSAYFKGVQSWLKRDILSVSGFSERQLSFKYLGIPITCGKLSKADCTVLVQKLVERIRRFVTKKLSYAGRLVNYSWDGKADFLRVSLVSWEKICAPKTKGGLGIKDSFSWNVAAIGKLWLLDTKGYTFSSRYELLRQKFQRVTWEKIIWHNLCIPKHQFLGWLIARHALQLKDKLYSLGIALDYMYLLCGRESENYAHIFSSCEYNRKIINEDAKLCHVVFPNLDLI